Within Romboutsia sp. CE17, the genomic segment CTGTAGATAAAGCTGAGTATCCTCTCATTGATTGCATATATAATGAAACCAACATTGATGAAGATGTCATAACTGCATATATTATTACAATAAGGATTATACTTATTACAAATTCTTTGTATTTAAATATTCTTAAATTTAATAGCGGTTTTTCTAGTTTTAATTGTCTTACAGTAAATATCACTAATGATATTATACCTACTATTAGTGGTAAATAAGTTAAATAACTTACCCATCCATAGTTAGCTTGATTACTAATACCTATTAATAATCCACCAAAACCTAATGTAGATAATATTAAAGATATTACATCTAACTTATCTTTCTTAGTTTCACCTATATTTTTAAGGAATACTAATGCAAGTATAACGTCTAGTAATGCTACACTTCCTAATATGTAAAATAATGATCTCCAGCCTAAAGAGTCTATTACAGCACCTGCTAATGTTGGTCCTATAGCTGGAGCAACACCTATTATAAAACCATATAGCCCCATAGCTGTTCCTCTTTCTTCAACTGGGTACATTCTCATCATTAGTATTTGAACTAACTGCATATTTATCCCACCACATATTGCTTGTAATATTCTAGAAACTATCATCATACCAAAGCTTCGTGATGTTATAGATAATACACAACCTACAAAGAAAAACACCATTGATGATATAAATAGCGTTCTAGTAGAAAATCTATTTATCAAATATGGTGTTGCAGGAATCATAACCCCTAATACTAACATATAAACTGTTGTTAGCCATTGCCCCGTATTTGCACTTACATTAAAATCTGTCATTATACTTGGTAATGCAGAAGTTAAAACTGTTTGAGTAAGCGTCGTTAAAAAAGACCCCATCATTATAGTTATAAGTATTGTCTTTTTCTGTTTGTTAGTAAGTGAATTAGCACTTAAAATTTCACTTTCCATTAATATCATCCCCTAACTTATCTTTTATTCTATTTAATGAATCAATCTTATCTGTCAAACTTCTCTCTGTCGCTAAATATGCAATCATAGCATCCATAATCAAAGAATCAAAATTATTGCTATTTGCTTGAATTTCTATTTCATCAATAGCCTTAAGTAATCTGCTTTTATTTTCTAGTTCACTATTTTTATTAATA encodes:
- a CDS encoding MDR family MFS transporter, translating into MESEILSANSLTNKQKKTILITIMMGSFLTTLTQTVLTSALPSIMTDFNVSANTGQWLTTVYMLVLGVMIPATPYLINRFSTRTLFISSMVFFFVGCVLSITSRSFGMMIVSRILQAICGGINMQLVQILMMRMYPVEERGTAMGLYGFIIGVAPAIGPTLAGAVIDSLGWRSLFYILGSVALLDVILALVFLKNIGETKKDKLDVISLILSTLGFGGLLIGISNQANYGWVSYLTYLPLIVGIISLVIFTVRQLKLEKPLLNLRIFKYKEFVISIILIVIIYAVMTSSSMLVSLYMQSMRGYSALSTGLLMLPGSILMSIFSPIAGKAFDKHGPRKVIIPGILFLAIGTLSFSFLRVNTPVMYLTAMYGMRMLGIACVLMTVTTWGINSLPADDIPSGSAIGSTLRQIGGSLGLAVFMSIMSTVSASHIKTMSPVLANIKGLNVSFLSSAVLILIGLVIAIIFMKDNKKKSNDELENVIA